From the genome of Penicillium oxalicum strain HP7-1 chromosome VII, whole genome shotgun sequence:
ACATAAGTCAGGCGAACCTCGGAATCGGGATCGAAACGGAAGAGGAAATTACTCTCCCCGCCCATGACGATAATTCCCTGCTTCTGGGCCGGGGTCAAGGTGGTTGACTGGTGGATGGCGTCGAGCAGACCGTGCAAACGGCCATAATACTTGGGAGCCTCTTCATACCCGGCCGCCGTGACGATGCCGACTTTCCGCCCCTGCTGGAGAAGACGCAGTATGCGCGGGATGACTGGGTTCTCGGGCGTGAGGCAAGCACCGTCGTCATACAGGGTGACATCTCCGTCAAAAGTGACCAGTTGCACCTCGCTGGCACGGACGAGACCCTGTAATTGGGCGGAGTTGAGGATGAGTCGGATGTCGTTGAAAGAAGGGGCGACGAAGCGGCGTCGGCTGATGAATCGTCGCTGATCTTGATACTTGAAGGCCTCTTCCAGATGCAGACGCGTGAAGAAAGTTCCCACTGTAGGTACCAGTAGCTTGAGCTTGGACTTGCCCGGTGCGTCACGGTCATGGTGATCGACTGCGGCGAGgggtcgacgaggatgtcGATCTGGTCAGCGCACTGTGCGTTCTTCTTTGGGTCTATCACCGAATGGAAGGGGATCTCTTTCGCAATCACGAGCTTTTCGAACCAAaaggaaaggggaaaaagcTTTGGTTGATCATCACTCGGACGGAAGAGGTCCGGTGGAAACGGGGTTGCCTGAAAATACGGCTGTGCCAGGACCGACTTACTGTGATCCAGGATCAAGTTCTCAACATCGCGCATGATCTCCGCATAGCGCTGGTGCGTATCTGCGGCGACCGAATTGAGCCGCTCGCTGGATTCTTGCGTGAGAGCGATGGGATGCGAATGCAACACAAACGGTACGGCCAGGAGTCCCTATCGCCCGAGATGAGAAGGCCGCATTACCCCCAGTGACGTGGGATGGGGTTGCTCTCAGGCCCATTTTTCGGTCTCGGCCGTGACATACCTTGATCCATTCAATCTAGTTTGGCGATATCAGCACGTGAGTCACTATAGCTTTTTTGAGTCTCGTTGACTTTGCGAGGGTGATGCTCACCAATTGATCTCGGCGATGAGTCTATCTCGTCAGCGTTGGGCATTAGCAGAGATAGGGAAATTGTTTGTCCTTGCGAGGAGCAGAGGAGTTACCTTGAGAGCATCTAGATAGGTTGGGCACGGATCAGTAGATGCCAGGCAGATACATTGACGATGGCAGGCTGGTGCCTCCGCATCGAATGAGACTcggaggggggaagaagccTACACTCGACACGATAGCGGGTAGTCATTGTTTACGCGGGGAGGGGGTcgggtctttttttcctgcCTGTTGGGATGGCCTGTTGCCTAGAAAAACAAGGTTTGATTGAATGAGGTTTACTGTTCTCGCGAAGTCTTGGAAGAGGGTgacgagggggggggttaaaGGACGATCAGGAGGGACACGCTGGTGTCGTTTGGACAGGGGGATGAGTTGGCCTCGGCCGGCCGCACGTCCCTCCGATATCCGGCCGGTGCAGATGGCAATGCGTGAAGCAGACATGATACCACAAGGCGAGGGGAGGCAAGGTCGGCATACAACATGAAGAGCAGCAGCGATTAAGAAGGAAATAGGATTCAGTCGAGCAGGGGGAGATTTCACGACCGGACGAGACGATGGATCAACTATATCGGCAATGACAATCACCGGAGGACTGCTAGTGGGAACGACCAACTGGCCAATCTCCGGGATCCCGCCAGTTGACGAAAGGTCGGCCATGCagcctttcctttcctccccccaatGGTCCCAGCACGGAACATAATCGATCGAGATGGTTTGAAGGACTTGACAGATATATGAAAAAGAGCGGTATCGTACAATATACTTCCGGCACCCGCAAGAGGTACCCTCGCAATCGTACCCGCTGGAGGTGAATCAGTGGATCTATATGGCTTTTGACAGTTTCGAATCCAGGAACCGCAGGAGAGTCCAGCATGCTTGAACGTTGAAAAACCATggagaaaaataaataaacCCACAGACCTTGAATGTCATGTGATATCGATAATTCCATCgtcttgaagatgattgaCGATTGTGGAATTTCTCTTACTTCCCATCCCGGACTGTGATTGGGTCTTGATGACCCCCTGACTAGCGTCGTGAATCGTCGTGACTCATGCTGCCTCACGCGCGAGTCAGAACGTCCCAAGTCGGTGCACTAACCTCGATCGGGACGAATCTCACGGTGGGAAATTCATGAATAaacttgattttctttttccccccttctaCAAGTCCATTCCGATGATCATTCCTCACATAGTATTTTCTTCCATGAGGGGCCCGTTCCCACCATGTGTTGCCAAGGGGCTCTTTTGGTCTGAACTGATTGGTCTCACAGATGGTGTTAGACTCGGACCAAAGTGCGCTTGGAGTAAAGCTTGACGAATTACTCACACCTGGTCATGACAGTACTATTCTCCGATCGATGGCACCCCCACTATCCTCTCGTGAATTCTACTCTGGTTGACTAGCGACTTAACTCTATCCTCCCTTTGGCATGACACCTCGACCCGCTCCCCGGCGGCTCGTGCGGATCAAGTCCCACTCTCGTCATTGGGGGGAGACAATTCCCTCGTTCAAACAACCTGCGCCTCTCTGCCTCTGGAGGGTGAGATGCGCATGGAGCATCCAGGCATCGGAACATTGTCTGGTAATGCTTATGATGACTCGAATAGGCAGCACTGCCACGCCATCAACTCCGATGCTCGTGCAGCCAAGCTCATCCTGGCCTgtaagaaaagaaaaccaaagcggaaaataaaaataaaaataaacGATCGAAAATTTCTTATACAATTTCTTTCCTGAACGTGCAAGTATAAAGGAGGATGAATGGAAGCCGATCCCAACGCTTGAATTTTTATCGTCCTTCAACACATcaatcatccatctctcgAGACATTGAGAGTTCGAGAACCCTTTCCAACCTTtctaagaagaagaagtagaGAAGTTCCAAAATCATCTCAGCCTTGGATCAGGATTCTCTCAGCCCTCTGCAATTCCTCATCGCTCGTCTCTCACGACATTCAATCCAATTGATCCTCTCTACCTGCCCTGTGTTTTTTCTGGATCTTTGTCAACAATGCTCAACGCGCAACGCTACACACTCCATTCCCCCTTCACCCCGATGAGTACACCCGTACAAGGTCATGGGGAAGACACCCACCATAATTCATACGATACCGCTCCACCTCCATACCAATCCGCCTCCGACTCCACATCCCCAACTTCGACCGATTACCCTTTCGACGACAAGGAGCTTCTCTTTGCTCCGCGCTCCCACGAGCCCGGTCTCGCCCCCTCCGTGAGCCTCTCTCGCGGCTTACAGGTCCCCACACGCACGGGAACCACCACCTCCGGGTTTCCATACCCGACAGACCTGGCCCGCTACGACATCTCGCAAGAACAGTGGCAGCAATTCACCGAGGTCATTTGCGACGAGGCCAAACTCTCCCGCCAACAATGGCAGACGGTGATTGGGAAAGGGCTGGGCACTCTGGCGCTGGGGGGACTGATGATCGGGGCCCTGAGTGCGATTCCTGCACTCTTCATCTCCCGACATGTGCGAAGACGTCAAGAGCAGCGCAATATCATTGCGGCCATGGCGGGCGCGCGGGGGGAGAGACTCTCCCGGCACATCTCCGAGTGGAATCGGACCTTTTTCCAGCCACGGGGGGTGATGATTCGTGTGGATCTGCCGGACGAGTATATCAATGACATGGATCAGATGAATGTATATGGGAAAGATGGGAAACTCATGCGCTCTGCAGAGGAGGCCCGGGAAAAGGCCGCACTCAAGGCCCGCATTGTGATCATTCCCGTGCAAATGCTGGGCTCGGATGCGAGTCAATCTTCAATGCCGTGAGCATACCAGCACGGTGGTTGGGGAGGCAGGGAACAAGGAtgtcaatttttttttcaaaaggCTGAAAGCAGCAGCCAATCGTTCTCATACTTAGCGGTCACATTT
Proteins encoded in this window:
- a CDS encoding IMP-specific 5'-nucleotidase 1 codes for the protein MADLSSTGGIPEIGQLVVPTSSPPVIVIADIVDPSSRPVVKSPPARLNPISFLIAAALHVVCRPCLPSPCGIMSASRIAICTGRISEGRAAGRGQLIPLSKRHQRVPPDRPLTPPLVTLFQDFARTIEWIKGLLAVPFVLHSHPIALTQESSERLNSVAADTHQRYAEIMRDVENLILDHNRHPRRPLAAVDHHDRDAPGKSKLKLLVPTVGTFFTRLHLEEAFKYQDQRRFISRRRFVAPSFNDIRLILNSAQLQGLVRASEVQLVTFDGDVTLYDDGACLTPENPVIPRILRLLQQGRKVGIVTAAGYEEAPKYYGRLHGLLDAIHQSTTLTPAQKQGIIVMGGESNFLFRFDPDSEVRLTYVPREEWLLDEMRTWNEKDIKELLDLAESALRACAANLSLPAAVLRKDRAVGVYPVNGVRINREQLEETVLVVQNTVERSAVGARLPFCAFNGGNDVFVDIGDKSWGVRACQRYFGGIDPSKTLHIGDQFLSAGANDFKARLASTTAWIASPAETVDLLDELEGAVNPST